The region TTGAAGATGAATGTTGGGTATCGTATTTGTTGAACGTTATATGCAGTTTAATGTATTATAAACTTAAACAATGCAGTGTTTTGTAACGTTTAAAAATCGTTGTAAAATTGGGATCTtaacattcaaatgtatttacaattttaattgacaaaTTTCATGTgatacattttcattaaatCAAAAACCAAGTGCAAAAATCTTAATATTCAACTTTgacatttgcataaaaaataCTGGTGTTCTGTGTATcttaacatttaaaatttttattgtcacttttgcTGTGAaccatgtttatttttagaatttgaTTATAACAAAAATACCATTGAAACATGCTAAACCAGTTTCCTCTGAGTAAAGAGCACGCTCCATTTTGCTTTCATTGCTTTGAGATGTGATTAATCAACCAAGCGATAAATTGCTGATTATCCTCCCCAGGGAACTGTAACCTGGTGTACGCCATCATCCGCAAGCGTAACCTCTTCCACCAGCTGGCTAACCTTCCGTCGGACCCGGCCACCATCCACAAGGCGCTGCAGAGGAAGAAGAAGTCGCCCGACGTCATCTCCCGCACCAGCTCACAGGAGACCGTCTCCATGGAGGGTTCCCGCCCCGCCGTGCCCGCGGAACCCGGCACCCTGAAGGCCAGCCTCGTTGCCATACCTGGTCAGTCAACCTACTTTCATTATCAAACaagaagtctaaaaaaaaaaaaggagctattttagtttgagtttttttgttaaaaataacctTGTTTTGTACAGGCATTGAAAAACTGACTGAGAAGTCTCAGGTGTCCGAGGATGGTACCATGGTGTCCGTCCCCAAGATGGAGCACTCAGAGAAAATTGCAGCCAGCAGGATCAGCGACACTGAATCCAACTCGGGCAAAGACAATGAAGTCAGTGTGCATTTGTtgttaaatgggaagtcaaccccccaaaaaatttgggcAATAATATGGCATTcgggttaatattgtgttagtggaataccagttaagcagcaaaatccagccgtttttatccatctcaaggcagccattttgccacttgctgtcgactgaagaggacattaatgttgctcagggctctgttaacaaccaatcacagcgcagcttcagaaaaaaggtgagctgtgatcggTCATTGCtgggccctgagcaactgtgatgtcattttcagtcgacagcaagtggcaagatggccgcctcctgagatggataaaaaaaaacggctggattttgcttcataactcattccacaaatgtgatattaatcagaatgtcatgtttacactagtgaggtcacatagaacatattattgtatgtctatttaaggttgacttccactttacgAAAAGTGGGAAGGGCTAGATGAGCATTAGCGTCTTAGCTGCGGTCGCTGCTTTGTGGGCAACAATCCAAGTAGGATTGGGCACTTTGCTGTGAAGCTGAAGGAAAATTGTTTGTGTAACTTTTCGTTCCTCACAGGATGTTTTCTACACTGAGGCAGAAATGGAGAGAAGACGCTTGTCAAGTGCTTCTCCAGCATCACTGTGGACTCCCACACCAGACTGGGTCAGCagatttctctctttttcactACAGCACAGGAAAAATTCAAACCTACCTAAAAACAAGCATTTAACTCCGGTTTCCCGTCTTGGATCTTCGCAGGTCCTGTCCTGGAAGTGTAAACTCCCCTTGCAGACCATCATGCGTCTGCTGCAGGTGTTGGTTCCACAGGTGGAGAAGATCTGCATCGACAAGTACGCGCGTGTTGCATCAAACGCCTTTGCATGTCTTTACATTGATGATAAACGTTGCCATTGATGTCCCGGCAGGGGTCTGACAGATGAATCGGAGATCCTCAAGTTCCTCCAGCACGGCACGCTAGTTGGCCTGCTGCCCGTCCCTCACCCCATCCTCATCCGGAAGTACCAGGCCAATGCTGGCACGGCCATGTGGTTTCGCACCTACATGTGGGGTGTGGTCTACTTGCGGTGAGTACTGGAATGTATCCCCCACTATAAACACGGGTCTACTGTATTGTGATTTTAATAAGCGGATTAATTGTAATTGTGTTATATTTTGCTTCCCTCCACTCTCCAGCAACGTGGACCCTCCCATCTGGTACGACACGGATGTGCGCCTCTTCGAGATTCAGAAGATGTAGGAGTGCTTCAAGCTGACCGCATTGAACCTGCCTCATAATCATCACGACGCATGCCAAGCGCTCGTTTCGTATCCGTTATCAATATTGTTCATAGGCAACTTGTTACATGTTGTCATGACCTTTCTTTGCAGCTGGTTTTAGTTTTAGCTGAAAAATATCAGGTCAAGTTGGACACATGAGTCGACGTCGTCCTAGCGACGCCAGTTTTGGTGGTGTTTTTTGCCACTGCATCATGGGTGCATTGGTCtccaataagcgaagtgcggaTCTCGACTgcacggtgcattatgggtagcggtgtggtgcattgtgggtaggctaaactaccatgcggtcattgaaaatgatttggatCTAATGGAATGAGCTCTGATTTCTAACATTTCAACCACtggaaagttgctgttttttatttaatgtattttaaacatgcatagcaGGTGGTTTACTGACTTCGGGGGTTGACTTGCAAGCTGTACAGTTACGCAAAGACTTTCACCTCTCTAATCTCCAccattcaaatgacggttaGTTGGTAGTCTCGCTTTTTTTGTCACGCATGCACTTTGCTTATTTGGGGATGCATTTTAGTTAATAAGCTAGTATGCTTGTTTGACACCTCGTGAATTTCTGGCCATGCCAATTGCCACAAAATTCAAGTCTCACACGTTATGCTCTTGCGGCTCACCtgtgtaaacattttaatcttcTTGACATGCTTTAAAGTCAacttgaaccttttttttttatgtaacagtACAAACGAGACTGGATTGTGGTGTTTCTAACGTTGCTTGTTTGAAACAATGTACCTTAAATTATTCTGAAtattcagtatatatatatcgcTATGTGAAATGTGTTCTGAATACTAAATGCAGTAACTAAATATTTTGAGAGACACAAACATATGAAGTCAAATTGGCTGTTTTACTTTTTGACCAGAAGATGGCACTGTTTTCCTCCCTAAAGGCGCAAGGccacatttgtttttagttgGGCTGTGTTCAACctgcttaactctttcactgctaCCTTTTTAAAGCAGAGTTCCCCATATTGCCAGTTATTCTATATATAGCATTTGGAATATTAAGACCCATAGAATGTTCTGTAGCACTCTATACATCTAACCTACTCCATCCttcaaaaaagtaaatttacAAGGGGgaagagtttttatttttttcctcttttttttttttttttttttagtaaaggGCAATAGAACGctggaaatgtttttgtgacaCCTCAATATATAAATCAAAAAcaagcctgaaaaaaaaaaaacactggatgGGAAAATGGAGGGCATTTTCACTCTTTGCTGCATCAGGCACACCATGTGGTgtatggaagaagaaaaaaaactgacatctCTACAAAGATAGGGCTACTGCTTGCTCAGTTTTGCAGTTTTAATTCAATGTTTCACTTTTTATTGTGGTTGTGCATAACATCACTGCATCATACCAACAGGTGTCTCAGATATTTTGTCGCTCATTCAAGCGTGACAAACTCATTTTCATCACAGGCCACAAAGCATTTCCTGATACTTTGTGTTGTAGAATGCACTGTTGCAACAGGAttgctaaatacagtaaatacccCTGGAGCTACGCGTAGAATTTATGCAACTTTGCATGACCCAAACAAGTTCTTATAGTCCAAAAGGGTTTCAGGTCAGACAACATGGCACAGCTTAAAAACATGTTTGGGCAAGCAgcagaacaaaaacaaaggaaagaaaCTGACATCTAattttattgaataaaataacattttaaaaagctgCTGTGAATAAAGGGGGCAAGAACTACGAAATGACGTACACTTCAAAGAGACTGGCCACAGAGTGCATGCGGTAGAAGATTCCGAAAGGGAGTCCGATGTTGACGATGGCCGTCCACATGGTGAACTTGTAAAACTTCATCTCCACGTTGTGGTCAAACTGAGGCCGAGCGCCAAAGGCAGGCATGATCCATAGCTGCAAAGTCAACGACAAGCAGCGTTAAACCTAAAGGTCTCTTGTCAGTGATTCTCAGTGTGgatgccctctagtggtacacaaaagaatcactgaatttaaCATCCAAAcattgatatacagtatatacacagcGGCTTGAACttctttttaattcagttaGCACATTGtttaatacttttttgtttttaatcagagTATACTCAATTGATGGGATAATCAGTGGAATACTTGATATTTATAGTAGCTGCATCCGTACGTAGTTTAAAAAGTGCTCATAGCATTtgggaaaggggaaaaaaacaaaatgctgtaGCAAACTTATTTTGGAAAGGTCCAACGCAGCGCCACGCTAAAATAGTGATTCACCGTATGGATCGCGAAGCGCTTGGTGAGACTGGTGAACTTACAATGATGTTGGCAAGCATCAGAAAGGCGCACACTTCCTTCAGCACTCTCCTCTTCCAGCTTGGCCGCATGGCTGCCATCAGCCTGCATCTCGACTTCTGCTCTGTGATGCCGCCGGCCTGGCCGCGCTCCTCTAAGGCGTGGGCGTTGGTGTGCAGGGCGTCCTCCTGCATGACGTGGAAGGGCTCGCGGTGGAGGCCCTCGATGATGAAATAGTTCTGCAGGCACAGCTGCAGCACCATAAGGACGGCCCACGACAAGTTGAGGGCGTCCAGGTTGTCGCGAACCCCCGTGGCCACCACCGCCACCGCGGAGAAGTAGCTGATGATGAACTGGCCCATGGAGGCCCCCACTAGCAACTGCACATCCAGGCTGCGGGCGGGGTTCTTCTCGGACACGTGCTCGCGGCGGTCCAGTCGGTAGATGACGCAGCCTGCTGCGGTGGAGACGCACATGAGGCTCACGATCACGATGTTCATGACAAAATGGATGAGAAGGGCATCGCGGCGCACGGCTTGGTCGTCAAAGGTGATCTCCACCTCGTACACAACGAAGGTCACCACGCCCACCACGACCAGCAGGAAGCCCAGCACGGGGCCCATTAGCACCTCCCTGGGACGGAACTTGGCCCTGCTGCGGCCGTGGTCGTCCACCAGGCGGCCCACGTTCTTCCACATGACGTAGGCCATGGCGGAGGCAAACAGGCTGTACTCCATGTTGAAGGGGTACAGGTAGTAGAAGGCCTCCTTAAAGGTGCTGCATGCAGAGTGACTGCAGCTGCACTTGGACACTTGGTCATAACTGTCTGACAtggagacaaaaaataaaaaataaaaaatggatgcaGTACATGATGACCTCTTCGAGCCACATGATGCGCACAACATTGTGGAAAGACCACATATCACAGTCTAGTCTGAAGTCTAGACAGACAATTATTAAACACGACCATTGCACAGGGAACTTTAATTCATGTCAGATCCTTTAGATGCCGTTTTGGTTAGCAAGAGAGCGATGTATGTATGAGCGATAATGTGAGATTACTACAGATTGCTAGTGAGAAGATGTGGCAACTGATAAATATATGCAcagcatgttttcttttattatatgtatatatttttcaacaaggttattatagttaaggaaataaattagaattaaaaaaaatattttcattaacaaaataaaatacattcttttgaaaagaaacaaactacattttaggtttataaaactgtataGCAAAAATGTTCACCTTTCAGggtccattttaaatgtatttatttcggtATTGCTGTACGTCCATACAAAAAATGGAAAGTCAAACAGACGTTTAAGAATTGTAGCTTTCTTCATTTTATTCTACAatatttaatgacttttttttttaatcttgcacttgacaaatacagcatacatttttttaaataaaccaataaaaactaccaaagcatttttaaaaaaaaaaaatcaactaataAACCTAAACGAATTAAAtctaacaatttaaaaaactaagtcaaaattaaacaaactaatgtaaaatcccaaactataataatctGATGTAGCatatcgtttttatttttgttattttttacagttatatgttttggggatgaaactgaatgcaaaaacacataaatctaaaaacgaaaaagaaaaaagagaaatggacataagtgtttttcacatagcagcaacgttatacatttttattttagcttgTGATAACCACTGCTTTATTGTTCTGTGTCCTTGAGTTTCCTAAAAGGTGTTTGAAATGTATTACATCGATTTAAGTAGGGGACAGTTATCAACTcgttcactcacagccattttcactgaagcaaccacctttgctcccggctgttttacctGATTgtgcgaggcccacagaatattgtgttctattgctataaaaacatggaacctaccaaaaaaaatatataagattagagtctcttctttcatcagggatttttttttaaaatatttctaaccgtttccgttttgtaacaattagcattagaatagagctaagtttcatcattattcacaaatctgtttaaaacggtgggtaaagagcttttttttggaacatggccctggttgatctcttatactctgctgccacctgctggccgtttgtgtaacaactaccattgcttcaagcattctcttcagttcagtggctgcatcaaagccttcggtAT is a window of Vanacampus margaritifer isolate UIUO_Vmar chromosome 2, RoL_Vmar_1.0, whole genome shotgun sequence DNA encoding:
- the otop2 gene encoding proton channel OTOP2, giving the protein MRTVAEKMLRTCNLLCTRKTTNGDTEAHPSNIETAAQMENIQHLDDMEAARADVHHVEAVAERAHRGGGWLLSGILCINVLILGCALVSSSAFNSVAVTPVHRHILLIVLLALTMLWMLFYTTVTYRKNKDLITQDSHAGPVWLRAGLVLFGLLSLLMDIFKMANYIGYLHCDSAVKVAFPAVQAVFLVTQTYFLWVHAKDCVQLHTNVTRCGLMLMLSTNLVVWMATVTEESIHQMDAPNLNVSISPKMYRDSYDQVSKCSCSHSACSTFKEAFYYLYPFNMEYSLFASAMAYVMWKNVGRLVDDHGRSRAKFRPREVLMGPVLGFLLVVVGVVTFVVYEVEITFDDQAVRRDALLIHFVMNIVIVSLMCVSTAAGCVIYRLDRREHVSEKNPARSLDVQLLVGASMGQFIISYFSAVAVVATGVRDNLDALNLSWAVLMVLQLCLQNYFIIEGLHREPFHVMQEDALHTNAHALEERGQAGGITEQKSRCRLMAAMRPSWKRRVLKEVCAFLMLANIILWIMPAFGARPQFDHNVEMKFYKFTMWTAIVNIGLPFGIFYRMHSVASLFEVYVIS